The Takifugu flavidus isolate HTHZ2018 chromosome 16, ASM371156v2, whole genome shotgun sequence genome contains the following window.
cagcTAATGAGGTTGCAGTGATTGATTAGTTTGCTGTAATTAGCTGTGTGAAAGTGTCTACTCTGATCTCTGATGTGAGtgcccccccctcaaaaaagagagagagaggcattGAATTCCACTATGCGCTGTGTGCAttccacagcacagaaacaatcCTGGCTCACCTATGTGCTGTGCGTCATCTCTTGGAGTCCTCTGGATGGAGATGTGTGTTGCAGACTGGGATGGGATGTGCTTGTGCCAGCAATTTCCTTCTGCTGCACCGCCGTCGCCCGAGCACTCGCCCTTCTCCAAATCAACTTTTCTcctgctctttctcctcctcctcctccttaaaAGTGTCCTGTCAGCTGTGCAGACTCGCAGAAACGCGCCACAGGCCTGGTTCTAGTGAatgtaaataatgaaatattaaGGACGATGTCCTCGGCCTGTTCTGTGCTGCGATAATGTATTGTGAACACTGCCACCACCTGGGTGACTGGGTAATTACGTATTTAAGACAACTAAACGGTCTCCCATTTGTCGTCTTCTTTgccatcaaacaggaagttctaCTACATCACCCTTCTGAGGGACCCGGTGTCTCGATACCTCAGCGAGTGGCGTCACGTGCAGCGCGGCGCGACGTGGAAGACCTCCCTGCACATGTGTGACGGGCGAACCCCGACGCCCGAGGAGCTGCCCTCCTGCTACGAGGGCTCCGACTGGTCGGGATGCACCCTGCAGCAGTTCATGGACTGTCCCTACAACCTGGCCAACAACAGACAGGTACAGAAGAGAGCATCGCAGCACCAGCTGGCCAGAAGCAACAACGCGAGGCAGTGAAACCTGCGCGTGTTGCAGGGTCGTCTCATGGTTACTGAAGGAAGTGCAGTCAGGAAGGAAAGGCGCAGCCTATATTGTTGCTCTCGGCGATTTATTTTACTGCAAACACTTTAAAGAACTGCTTATTCCAGCTTTGATACTGGTATTGATCACTACAGCCCAGATGACCTGCACCTGACTGCACATTCAGTGTCATTGATACAGGCCTGCTGGAGAAAACAAGGCTGGTGGCATCAAGACATTTATCTGGTGACTGGATCAATGCTGCGTCAGAGAatacagcagaaacaaacacattcaaacactGACACCACCTATAGGACTCAATCCAGGACTGTTTTCTTAACCTGAGGAGACATTTgaaaaagtgcttttttaaattgtattttagGCTCTAAAATGACACAATTCAGAGTAAAGAATCAGTTTAGCCACAGGCCACACACTCCACAAATTCACAGCTTCTTCTGCCGTGCCGTCTCAGTCTCTCACCTAAAGGTGCGGGGCAGCTTATCTCATCTGAGCCCAAGGGCGTATTTACTTGTTATTACTCAGGCCGCAATAACAAGAGGGCGGCACTTCCAGTGTGCCAGCAGAGAAGCAGGCAGACGAGCCTGTGGATCCAGATCAGTATGCAGACCCTGTGCCGGTACTGTAGAACAAGGGCTCCAGCGTCTGAGTTACTTTGGTCGTGTGTTTTTAGAGACACAAGCGTTGGACTTCAGGGACCAGCCATTACTGCCAGCTCGCTGTTATATCAGATCGTCTCAAAGCATAAAAAAGGGCTGCTCTGTGATGATTTCTTTTACTCAGTTGgtgatttaaacattttctgaaTCACACTTTCTAAAATGTAGGGTTTATCCCTCCCATGGATGCTTTTGGGGGCTGCCAAAGACATTTTGGGCCCCCTCTCAAACGATATAACAGGAGGACCAGATGATGGATGGTAATTGAAGGATACCAAATTAAATCCTGCTGGATTGTTTCATATCAAACAACTGACGAGCAGGCTACAGATAAAACCTGTTTAAGCACAATGCTCACCCAGATTCTCTGGTATTTAATGTAAAGCACCATGAAGGCAACGATATAAAAGGCAGGTAAATATGCTTTCTTTGTGCTGTGAGTAGTTGTTTTGGTTGTATGAGGGACGGATGAATTAATCATAATGCAGGCCTATTTATTCCCTGATTTATAATCCATGGGATAATTTTCTGTTCTTCTTTCAAGTAATTaacaaatgatttattaaattCAGCAGCATTGCCACAAATTAGTTTAGAATGGGAGTACGTGAACTGTAATAAATGTCACAACAGTGAATTAAAGCCCAGACGGGTTTTGCTTAAAGACTGTAGAGCTCAGGTTTAACGTTTACTCCCGTTGGTGCTGTCCGCAGGTTCGTATGTTAGCGGACCTGAGCCTCGTGGGCTGCTACAACATGTCCACCGttccagagaagaagagggcccagctcctcctggactcgGCCAAGAAGAACCTGCGAGACATGGCCTTCTTCGGCCTGACGGAGTACCAGAGGAAAACCCAGTTCCTGTTTGAACGAACATTCAGGTTGCGCTTCATCAGGCCCTTCATGCAGTACAACAGCACCCGAGCGGCCGGCGTCGACCTGGACAACACCACGGTTGGTGCCTCTGCTCATTCTGACGGGGAGAAGCCGTCATACTTCTGTATCGAGTCCGTTTGCAGTTTAATGGATGCTTGCTGTATActtgtgatgtttattttggtttaatTTTATTCCTTTGGTAGAAGCGCCTTTGACTAATCCAGTTCGTTAGCAATTTTAATCTAATAGATGTTCTAACGTCCAGActttaatataatatataaataatattttacTTAAAAGTTTCTGTTTTCTAAGATGACTTAACTCGACTCGACAAATAAACAAGGCAACTGGcgcttatttatttaactgaaGGAAATAAATGCAGGGAttcaaaaaaaagaattaaaatgatGTGGAAAATGGGGAAGGATGGCACAACAGCATTCTGTTGCTGTGAAATTCTGTTGgttgacaaaagcagcagcttcacgCGGGTTTTTTCATACTTTGATTGGTCAACTGAGAGCGTTTTTATGCTCAATTTTCCCAGCAAGAACAAATCATCATAGACACACTGAATGCATCAAAAACAGCCTGAGGgtagaaaataaatcacaatatgACCTGCAAAGGTGCTGGAAAAGTAGACTGTTTATCACAAAAAACACAGCGAGAACAAACCCTTCTCAGCAATTAAGTGACTTCACTCAGTTATTTATAAAATATCAGATGATCTTTTTTCTATTTCGGCAGTCGTGGACACCTTTTGGGATTGAATCTCTACATTAAAAGACTCTTGGCTCCTGTATTTCTGGCTCTGTGCCTCCGTCCTCTGTGATGATCAAACAACGCTCATTTCTCCTTGCGTTCATTGCCCACAAATCAAAACTCAGCACTCCATCACAGATTTCAAAGGGATTCTCTTAATTAAACAAatccaccaccccccccacacccccgccCGTGTTGCGTTCGCACGCGGTGGATGACAGCGCAGCCAGCTGCGCCGCACAGCCAGACATCAAACATGCTTTTGTTTACCTGCTGCGCTTTTTGCCAAGTAGCGAATCGTGTTTGGTGGATGGTGAATTAGAAGCTTTTGGACAAATGTCGCGCAGATCAACATTTCCCAACAAAGATAAAAGTTGCTCCAAGAAAACTTCATTCCTCACTGAGTGACAGCGAGAAATTGATAAACTCGTGTTTCAGCATCACACCTGGCACTAAATAGCCCATAATATAGCATCGTTTGTAATTATGTAATCCTATATCTTCTCTCTCTTTAGATCCAGCGAATAGAAGAGCTGAATGAACTAGACATGGAGCTTTATGACTATGCTAAAGACCTGTTCCAGCAGCGCTACCAGTACACcaggcagcaggagaggaggcagcagcgcATCAAGAACCACATGCAGCAGAGCCACCAGGGCCTCGGCATAAACCTGTGGCCCTCGCACAGCCGCCAGAGCTTGGTGTCGAAGCTGGAGGACGTGGAGAGGGAGGAGCGCGAGGAGGGGGGCGAGGGAGGCCgaacggaggaggtgggcaACAGGCTCCCCACAGAGGACTACATGAACCAGATTATCAACCGCTGGTAGCAGCAGAATGAGAACAAACACATGCATATGTaatgtgagacacacacacacccccacacacacacacacacacacacacacacacacagtcagtggAGCCAGCATCAAAGAACCAAATGAATGATGAGCAGAGTCGGGCTGTTAGAGGGGACCTGGCTTCATCAGCTCTCATCAGCTCTCATCACTGAGGCTCGCTCAGTTGTCATTAACAcccattttctcttttccctcctaaCATCACTACTGactgagaagaggagagactTCCCAACGTAATGTcgcccccccaccttcccgATGTTCTTTTCATTCTCCGTGTCCAAATATGGATCGCGACAAAGCAGTAAACTCGTTAATCATTGCATCAAGGACCAGTCTACTTCCTGGACACTCGAATGCGGAAGCTGATTGTCAGAATGAACACAAGACAGACCGGAGTAGCCGAGAGACTGACGGGAAAGAAGCAAAGGACAGACGTGCTGACGTGGTGTAATAAAGCTTTCTCCTTCAAAAGGACACAAAAAGACAGTTGGCTATGAACACGCTTTGGTCATGAAATGTGACTCATTTTAGGAtgaatttatttgcatttaacTTTGTGTTGATGCTTTTTTGAAAGCAGAATTATAATAACACTGAGACCAATGTTGCTGCCTATAAAAAGTGATTCTTTTGTTCCTTTATTTTTACTGGTTTTATAAGTTGGTGgggcagatggacagacagtGGACCACAGCCATTACCGAAGCCTTGGAACTtactggggggaggggcggtGAGCTGTTGTAGGTTCCTTAAGCTCATGTCGCTTCAATAAATTCATTTCTCCCCTAATTTTTCCAGTTTTGTCTTTGCCTCCTGCAGCTAACGAGAGCTGACTCTAAATCTTATAAGTGCAATAGAAGTAGAGGACATTTGTGAgtgtgctgcatgtgtgttgcCAGGAAGCATGCTGTGTTAGCGACAAGAGCTTCTGGAAGCCTTAATTCAGACAAATGCTCGAGATGGGATCTGTTGAACTACTGGTCACCATGGTAATATGAGCCCTTAATGTAGCGGGTGGCATTTTCAGCATCGcctgttttgtctttctttttcttttttattaatttattttccaTCAGGAGTAAATGCCACCAGCTCTGAGGATGTGCAGACGCCGGTGACCTGTGGTTCATCAGTGCAACTGGGTTTTACCCCGAAAAGCGTACAGGGTGAGGTAACGGTGCCTCTCTGTACCGGGATCATAGTCAAAGTTACCCTGTCCAGATACTGTCTGCGTCGTCCAAAAACATCCTGACTACTTGTACGtctgcgtgcgtgagtgtgtctGCGTGTAAATACATGTACAGTTTGCCTTTGCAAGTCGTGTGCCTGACAGTGGACGGCGTGAATGACCGGTTCCATCACCCTGACTGTGGAAAGCACAGACAGCCGCAGAACTGATGCAGATATAGCAAAAATTCAAATTTATGTTTCAGGATCCGATGTGACGGGTTGAGAGGCGGCGCTGGTCTCCAGCTGCCAGGACTTTTCCTTCAGATAAACAGTCTGATTCCCGTTTTTTTGCCGGCAGCCATGTATTATTGGTCCAGACCTAAACACACTTCACTTTGCAAATCTCACTGGAAACACTCTGTTATGCAGTACCTGGGGGCATCTTCAAACAGTTGCTACTCCACATGCACCAGCTGCCTCACTGTAACGATGAAATGTTTGGCCCGCGGCTGATTTAACCTGTTATTCTAATGTTCCCAGGATAGCGACGCTTCAGCGTTACCTGAGCGGCTGATTTCGGCGTGTGCCCCAGCGTGGAGCTGCTCCGTCTGATTTAAATGTCAGTTTCACCCAGATGAAATAATTTCAGCCCTGAAAGGCATCCAAGTTGGAGAAATAATGTGATTACATCATGTTTAAGTATGCAGGCTCTATGGTCCGAGCATCCAGTAGTAGTGCTCTCAGAGCGGTGCTCTTCAGACTGCTGTCTCTATTGGGCCACAGAAGATTACTGCGGTTTTCAGCCAGTCGTGGGGAAACGGCGCCTCGGCCACTCGTGACGTCTGCATTGAGGCCTTCGGCATGTGACAAACATCGATTATCGTGCGTAAACTACGCGTGTGATTCAACACCTAAGAGTATCAAAACAACCAGCGGAAGCAATAAGAGCAGCGAGAATGCTGGGGCAGACGAGCAGgtgaagaggaaaagagcgGTCACCTCAGAGCTAAACTGAACGTCATGAGGCCTGGTGTCATGGGTGGGCCAATGTAGGGTGCAACGCCCTTGATCAATATCTTACATACTGTCaatattctttttaaataaaatcagaaaatggGGGGGGCACTTTGCTAATTTGCTGCCCATCTTTCTTGTTCTTGATCAGCTGCTTTCAAAGGGGAGCTGTGTAATGAAGAGTAGAAAAGTCTGGGATGGAAAAGGAGTGATGAACTCATCTCCTTACATGTGTAGCCTTCAAAGAAACTCCACTGGACTCTGAAGGCAGATCTCCATATTTCTGTGGTTTAGAactctgcccgtctgtctggaGACTCAAACGCTGCACCTTCAggcatttttcctttttcaatcCGAAGAACGATCGCTGTCTGACGGTTAAAGACGCAGACTAATTCTTTATTTGgagtgaggttttttttcttccgtgTTCCATTTTTGAATGCCCTTCAGTGAGAAGAAACCCGTACAAACCAGCCGTACCTGCACAGCAtgtgggaagaagaaaaactcgACCTCGGGCTTCGAAAGTGCTCGGATTGATGCTGTAAATCTATACTGAAGTGTTttatcactctctctctctcgctgtgtGTATTTGGTGTCTTAACGGCTTTTTCTAACACCcatgttttaaagtgttttaagAGTGCTGAAATCCTGTGGAGGTTCTTCAGCATTGATCGCTCTAGGTTTGTTATAATGGCAAAGATGACTCAAAGCTGCcaattaaaatatttcatttttgcagACTCGACTGTGCTGTGGTTGTCACTGTATCACTCACATCTCCCACTCTCGTTCTATTTTTGAGCACACCGGAAAACAGATCGGAGGTGTAGAACTTTGAGAACATTTTGGGTGAATCGGCCTTTGGAGcgcttcacacttcagtctttAACTACAGGACATTTCCACAGTTTTCAAAATATGACCCCATAAAATCCCAGCCCCATTCAAGTAACCGGGGTTATAAATATCATCCCTATCCTTTCCTGACCATGCAGAGGAAGTTGTCCTGACTCATCCAGGGTCAAAGGGCATCTGGCTGGAAGTTGATGGGGATTTCTACATTAACTCACGAGGGAAAcgacagaggagaggggagacggTGCAGCCTCACTGGCGCATTGGACTGAAAGCAGGCTTTAATCCTCCCTATAGCTCCGGGTTGCTCTCGTTTCGAGTGAAGCCGgactaaacaaacaaaaatggctCAGCTACTGCAGAGGGCCGGGTGGCAAACGTGCATCGGCAGAAAGTGCATCTGCGGTGGGAATCCAGCTCCTATTTGATCGCCTGGGCTCTGGCTGCAGGCCATTATCAGCAGGTTAAAGTGGCCTGCAGGGCTGCATCGCTGTGCCTGTTTTCTCCAAACAAAGAAGCTCTGGCATATTTATCGTTTGGGTTCCAGCGTGGGACTTTGCAGATAAGTTTACATGCATCAGAGCCAGATACTGTTCTGTAGGGCCTCTGCTAGCGCCAGCCGCTGTGGACTGACTGGAGCCGACGCACGTACAGCAGCCGCAGGCACTTTTGGATAAATGTCTACAAACATTTTGCAGGGTTTTAATGTGCAATCAATGCACACGCTAGCATGAGAGTGAGCGCCCATATTCAGCAGAAATTTGGCCTGATTGGATCTGTATCTGAGGCATTACCTGACTTTCCCCTCTGGGTCTGACTAATCTTCCAGGTCAACAACAAATAATCTCTCATGATATTAAAGGATTGTGCTGAAGAATCCGACCCCTACGGGCAGCTTTTGGCTCCGTTTGCAGACTGACACCAGTGGGGGTCCTATCTAAGGAATCCCACAATCCCATTATAGTCTCAACAGCGTGGTTATTGTGTTGGCATGCATGTGTGGAGCCGTGCTCATAAAGAGCTGATCCGCTACAAACTTATTAACCTCTACATAAAAGTCTGATAAATGTTGATGCTGGAGAAATGAGGAGGGATAAAAAGCCTGAGTCAGGGCCAAAGAGGAACTGCTAAGGTTGTTATGGGGATATTGTGCTCCCTTTATAGCTAACATGCAAAGAGTCGCTTTCACCCACAAGAGAGTGCAAAAATTAACAGTTTCTGTATCACTTCGCACAAAAAGGTGCTGACCGGAATAAAAGTGCAAGTGTTTATGTGCTTGGATGTTACAGGGACCAAACAGGTTTGCCTTGATTCAtctttttctgtatttaaaatcTGATCTTGGCCCAGTCTTTGGTGGCTATATGGTGAATTAGCTTCATGCAGGGGACCCGGCTGACCCCCATTATAGACTAAGGGACACATTTAATTAGCAGCAACTCACGTGAAACGACAAAATGTATTAATATTGATGGAGGTTTAATTGAGGTCATTTTGGTCCCCTGTTGAGACTTTCAACCCCTAAAATGGCTGACGCGTGAGACTGTGCGCAGGGGCCGGGTTCGCCATTTTGTACATGACCCCGGAGATGATGACAACTGACTCCCATAATTCATGTGAAGATGTCACCCTGCTGACAGATGAACAGGCCTTGTGGGCAGCCTGTGTGCATGTCAGTGAGTCAAGGTTTATCTATCCTTGGAAGGACCACCTGCTGTGGACCATCTCATAGGAATACTGTAGGTTAGTTTCCTATTTTGCCAGTTTTTGTGTGTATTAATTGCATAGACTTCCCTGTGCTCATATGCATCAAAGTGGAGGTCAAATCCAGCAGGATAAttaatgttgctgtttttgataTAATGTTAAATCAAACGCTGAAACTGCTCCTGGGAGAATTATCTGTCCAAATCAATTTAGGCTGCAGAGCATAGAAATGAAAAAAGGATGTCCGCACACCCTGGGACAGTGTCTCTGAGCTCTGTCTTTATGATCAAACTACAAAAAGAGCCTGGCACTGTTCAGTAACCCCCCCAAAGGCACAGTTCCTCCACATCATGCTTTCTCTCATGCTAACACAAGGCAAAGGTTTGTTAATTGGACTACATTATTCTCCTCATGCTGTCCTGTGACTGATTTCAGTTCCACTCTTTCATTACCGTGTAACGGATACTGTCAGCCAAAGGGAGCGCTTTGACTTATTCTGAATGATTTCCCCAGGCATCGCACATTCTTGCAGCAAAACTCATTTATGAGCCGTTTTTTATATGTACCATTCTTTAGAATCCAGTCTGGATCACATCAGCAGTGTCTGGtgtaaaatgaaattaatgtgGGAGCCCCTAACTAATTTGTGAGAAATGCTGCTAAAGTTCATAAACTTATATTGTACCACTCTGCTTTAATGGGATATCTCGTGATTTTTTACCATGTACAGCAAGTACACGGTAAAAGAGATGTTAAAGGTGCAACTAGGTGACTACAAATGCTAAATATATGCTTTATGATGTCTCCTTTAATGTATAAGGAATTTAGCCCAAGGCAGGGCTATATTCTTTAAAGTAAGCCATTAATCGTAGCACAAATGCACCGTGAATGGGCCACTTCTATAACAG
Protein-coding sequences here:
- the hs6st1a gene encoding heparan-sulfate 6-O-sulfotransferase 1-A isoform X2, whose product is MVERSSKFLLIVVGSVCFMLILYQYVAPGVISFSSPHGYFTEEDEGDIFPTPDPHYVKKYFFPVRDLERTIDFQIKGEDVIVFLHIQKTGGTTFGRHLVQNVRLEVPCDCRPGQKKCTCYRPNRKETWLFSRFSTGWSCGLHADWTELTNCVPGVLNKKESKQKNLRKFYYITLLRDPVSRYLSEWRHVQRGATWKTSLHMCDGRTPTPEELPSCYEGSDWSGCTLQQFMDCPYNLANNRQVRMLADLSLVGCYNMSTVPEKKRAQLLLDSAKKNLRDMAFFGLTEYQRKTQFLFERTFRLRFIRPFMQYNSTRAAGVDLDNTTIQRIEELNELDMELYDYAKDLFQQRYQYTRQQERRQQRIKNHMQQSHQGLGINLWPSHSRQSLVSKLEDVEREEREEGGEGGRTEERRDFPT
- the hs6st1a gene encoding heparan-sulfate 6-O-sulfotransferase 1-A isoform X1, whose product is MVERSSKFLLIVVGSVCFMLILYQYVAPGVISFSSPHGYFTEEDEGDIFPTPDPHYVKKYFFPVRDLERTIDFQIKGEDVIVFLHIQKTGGTTFGRHLVQNVRLEVPCDCRPGQKKCTCYRPNRKETWLFSRFSTGWSCGLHADWTELTNCVPGVLNKKESKQKNLRKFYYITLLRDPVSRYLSEWRHVQRGATWKTSLHMCDGRTPTPEELPSCYEGSDWSGCTLQQFMDCPYNLANNRQVRMLADLSLVGCYNMSTVPEKKRAQLLLDSAKKNLRDMAFFGLTEYQRKTQFLFERTFRLRFIRPFMQYNSTRAAGVDLDNTTIQRIEELNELDMELYDYAKDLFQQRYQYTRQQERRQQRIKNHMQQSHQGLGINLWPSHSRQSLVSKLEDVEREEREEGGEGGRTEEVGNRLPTEDYMNQIINRW